The genomic DNA GCCGAGGACGCCAGCCCCGCCCCGGTGGGCACGGTGTTACGGCTGTCCACCACCGCCCGCCACGGCAACCGGGCCCGCTCCCGCACCAGTTCCAGGAACGCGCCGACCCGCCGGGCCGCCTCGCCCCTCGCGGGCACCCCGTCGAGCGTCACCTCGTCGCGGCCGGCCGTGGCGTCCAGTCGGACACGGGTGGTGGTCGGGAAGACGTCCAGCGTCATCGACAGACTGTCGGTCCAGGGCAGGATCAGCCGCTCGTCCCGCTTGCCCCAGTACTTGACCAGCGCGATGTTCGGATGCGCGACCGCGGTGACACCGGCGGCGGCGTCCGCCTGCGGCCCGCCCCGCGCCGGGCGCGGGGCGGGCCTCGCCGGGCGGGGCGCGGTGTCCGGCACGCCCGCCGCGGTCTCCAGCGGGCCCGGCACAGTGGTCGGTCGTTGTTCACGGCGCATGGTTGTCGAGCCCCTTCAGCGGTACGAGCCATGTCTGTACGGCGCCTGCCTCGTGCAGCCGCCGGGTGACCTCGCGGGCCCGCTGCGGCGGGGCCAGCGCGATCATGCAGCCGCCCAGACCACCGCCGGTGATCTTGGCGCCGAGGCTGCCCGCCCCCAGCGCGGCGTCGACCAGCCGCTCGATGGGGCCGGTGCTCAGGCGGGCCGCCCGCAGCAGCGCGTGATAGTCCGTCATCCGCCGGCCCAGGTCACCGGCCCGGCCCTCGGCGAGGGCCAGCCGGGCCTCCTCGGCCAGCCCCGAGGCCCGCCGCACGAACCGTGCCCGCGCCCCGGGCCGGCGCCCGAACCCCTCCCGCAGCAGCTCGACCGCCTCCCGGGTACTGCCCGGCTCACCGCTGTCCGCGACGATGAACAGGCCCTCGCAGCCCAGCTTCAGCTCCCGTGTCCGGCCCGCCTGGAACAGCAGCGGGCGCAGCGCGCCGACGGTCATGGCGTCGACACCGCTGGCCCTGCCGTGCGCCATGTTCTCGGCCGTCTGCACCAGTTCGAACGCCGTGGCCTCGTCCAGCTCCCGGCCGAAGAGGTCGGCCAGCGCGAACGCGATCGCCCGCGAACTGGCCGCGCTGGAGCCCAGCCCCCGGCCGTGCGGGATCGCACCGTCGAGGATCACGTCCAGATGCGGCCGGCCGCTCACGCCCATCCGCGTCTTGAACTCCGCGGTCAGCCGGCGCAGGCCGTCGGAGGCCTGCGTCACCATCGCCCGCGAGGGGGAACCGGTCACCGTGTAGGACAAGTCGCCCTGCCCGTCGCCGGGTTGGGAGGACCATCCGGCACTGGCGGTGACCGTGAGCTGCGGGATGGGCAGGGCGAGCGCCGGGGCTCCGTAGACGACCGCGTGCTCTCCCAGCAGGATCGCCTTGGCGTGGGCGCGGCCGATGCCGACCGAGCGGGTCCGGCGGCTGTCCGGCACCCCCTCCGCCGAGGTCGGTAGAGTCAACGCACTCAGCTCCCTATGTCTGTTGTGCACGGAGATGTCTGTTGTGCAGAGAGGCCGCACGGCCATGCCGGACCGCCCCGCCCCGAGACGCGGAGACCCGGAGGTCCGGAGGTCCGGAGGCCGGAGAGGGGTGGAGGCGGGGGTGGGGCGGGGCCTGCGAGGGTGTACGGCGGCAACTGCCGTACACGGCAGGGGACTTCGGGGACTTCACCGGCGGCACGGCGGCGGCGCGGCATCGGCGACAGCGCCCGGGTGCGCCGGGCGGCGGAACGGATGCGGTGAAAGAAGCAGTGAGAGAAGTAGTGAAAGAAAAAGTGCCGCCCGCCGGATGACGGACGGCTGCGGCACGCGCCCCCTGCCGCGGTACGGCCTCGCGGCGGCTTTTGGGCAGGGGGGATGTAGGGAGATAGTGACACGGGGTCAGGCCCCCCGCCAACACCGCACCGAAGTGACGTGGGTCACTCGAATGGGGGGTGGATCCGCGACCGGCACAACCGGCGCAGCCGCGGCTGCCAGGGCAGTCGCGGCGGGCACGGCGGGGGTTCTTCGGGCGTACGGAGCACGGAAGTTGAGGCACCGTCAGAAGCTCGGACGGCCCGGAAACCGGAGCCGGAAACCAGAAGCCGGAGTCGGGACCGGGAGCCGGGAGCCGGGAGCCGGGAGCCGGGACCGGAGCGGCGAGGGCCGAGGTCCGGGAGCCGGAGTGTGAGGGGCGTAGTACGGGCTCCGTGCTCCGTGCTCCTGGGCCGGTGTCCGGTCAGGGCCGGCGGTGCAGGGCGATCTCGGTGAGTTCCTCGATGTCGAACTCGGAGCGGCGGTTCGGGGCGCCGTAGCGGGTGATCTTCCCGCGGCTGACCCACTTGCGGATGGTCGCCTCGGACACCCCCATGGCGAGGGCGGCCACTTTGGTGGGGACGAGCCGGTGGCTCGGTGGCTTGATCATGCGCTGACACCCTTCCGCTGCCGTTCCATCAGTGTGCGCAGCCCCAGCCACTCGCCCACGTTCCAGGCGTGCCCCGAGGAACAGCGGATGCTGCCGCCCGACCCCGAACCGGCACCGCTGCCGGTACTGCCGCCGCCCGTGCCGGTGGCGCGCTGCGGGAGGGCGCTGATCGTCCCCGGGCAGCCGTCCACCACGCAGCCGCGGATGAGGGCGTGCAGGGGATGGGGGTCGGGGTCGATGGTCTGGCGCAGTTCGCCGACGAGGCGTTCGATCTCCTCGGCGAAGTCGTCCGCCGGGGGCTGGCCGGCGAGCCATTCCAGATGCCGGGTCAGAAACCGTGCCAGGGAGGGAACGGCCCGCGGCGGAGTGGTGATTCCGCGTTTTTCCGCGACCATCGACGACCACGACTCGAGAATGGTCTCGATGTTGTGCCGGGCGTCGAGCACGGTGATGTCCAGGTGGTCCCTGCGGCGGCTGCCGGAGACCTTGGTGGGATTCGTGCGCCGGCCCGTCAGGGACGCCTGGTGCAGGCATTCCTGATGCAGGGCGGGAAGCACCCGCAGATGCTGCGCCGCCCTTCGCACGCACGGGGCGCAGAGGACGGACCCGGCGGCGGCGACGCTTTCCTGGGAGTGGCTCCTGAGGCATGACTGGGAATTCATCGAAACTCCTTCACGAGGCGCCTGGGCCCCGCAACCGCTGTCCACAACTCCGTTTTTTGATATCCCGTGATATCCCGTGCCGATCAAGGCAGTTGACCCGGCGCTTTCCTCCGCCGGAGGCGGGCGCAACAGCCCCTGGCGGTCCCTTGACGGTTCCTTCCATTACCCGACGGGTGACTCGAGTCCCGATACAGCCCCGTTCGCGAACACGCCGGTGAAATGCGCTCCCCGATTCCTCAAGGCCTTTTCCACCCGCAGCCGAGCCCTGGTCGAGCGCCGGCGCCCACGGTGGCCGCAGGAAGGGAGGAACTGTGGACGGTACGCACGCAGGCGAACGCGCAGTAGACGCCGGACTCCTCGCAGGGCCGCTCGTCACGACGGCTGATACGACGGCCGATGCGACGGCCGGTCGGTTTCCCCCGGGCGGGGCCCGTCCGCCCGGGGACCCCCACCCGCGCGCCGCCGCACCGCCGCCCGGCGGCGGCACCGCGGCGGCGCATCTGGAGGTGTGCCTGGTCGGTGCCGGACCCCGGGGCCTTTCCGTACTGGAACGGCTGTGCGCGCAGGAACGGAAGTCGCCCCGATGGGACACCGTCACCGTGCATGTCGTCGACCCCGACCCGCCGGGCTCGGGCCGGGTGTGGCGCCCCAGCCAGTCGCGGCACCTGCTGATGAACACCGTCGCCTCGCAGGTGACGGTCTACACCGACGCCAGCGTCCGCATCGACGGCCCGCTGGAGGAGGGGCCGAGCCTGTACGAGTGGGCCCGCGCCCTGGAGTCGGGCACCCTGGAGAGCTGCCCCGGACCGGTGGCCGGCGCGGACATCCTCACCGAGGCGCGCGCCCTGGGCCCCGACACCTATCCCACCCGCGCCCTCTACGGCTCCTATCTCACCTGGGCGTTCGGGCGGGTCGTCGCGAACGCCGCCGCGCATGTGCGGGTGCGTGTCCACGCGGCGCGCGCCGTCGC from Streptomyces sp. NBC_01478 includes the following:
- the mvk gene encoding mevalonate kinase; translation: MTLPTSAEGVPDSRRTRSVGIGRAHAKAILLGEHAVVYGAPALALPIPQLTVTASAGWSSQPGDGQGDLSYTVTGSPSRAMVTQASDGLRRLTAEFKTRMGVSGRPHLDVILDGAIPHGRGLGSSAASSRAIAFALADLFGRELDEATAFELVQTAENMAHGRASGVDAMTVGALRPLLFQAGRTRELKLGCEGLFIVADSGEPGSTREAVELLREGFGRRPGARARFVRRASGLAEEARLALAEGRAGDLGRRMTDYHALLRAARLSTGPIERLVDAALGAGSLGAKITGGGLGGCMIALAPPQRAREVTRRLHEAGAVQTWLVPLKGLDNHAP